From Halodesulfovibrio aestuarii DSM 17919 = ATCC 29578, the proteins below share one genomic window:
- a CDS encoding RluA family pseudouridine synthase: MFSLTFLYEDTKLVVVNKPSGLLSVPGKGEDNQDSVETRIRERYPECTKIPTVHRLDMDTSGLLVLALTKRAKRELSEQFQSREVSKRYIALIEGRIIEEGGTISLPLRMDLNNRPYSVIDPENGKPALTEWRNLGVEGANTRVEFILHTGRTHQLRLHARYGLGFPIVGDRLYGNGSLPGQMKLHAAYLRFVHPKTKEVMKFHSEPDF, translated from the coding sequence TACTTTCTGTTCCGGGAAAAGGGGAAGACAATCAAGACTCCGTGGAAACTCGCATTCGAGAGCGGTATCCGGAGTGCACCAAGATTCCTACTGTACATCGACTGGATATGGACACCTCGGGGTTGCTTGTGCTGGCGTTAACAAAGCGTGCAAAGCGTGAGTTGTCCGAACAATTTCAAAGCAGAGAAGTGAGTAAACGGTACATTGCTCTTATAGAAGGGCGAATTATTGAGGAAGGTGGCACTATCTCTTTGCCTCTACGGATGGATTTAAATAACCGACCGTATAGTGTTATAGATCCAGAAAATGGCAAACCAGCATTAACAGAGTGGCGTAACCTTGGTGTGGAAGGTGCGAATACACGAGTCGAGTTTATTTTGCATACAGGCAGGACCCATCAATTACGGCTGCATGCGCGTTATGGGTTGGGCTTTCCTATTGTGGGAGACCGATTGTACGGAAATGGCTCGCTTCCGGGGCAGATGAAATTGCATGCTGCGTATTTGCGTTTTGTCCATCCCAAGACAAAAGAAGTGATGAAGTTTCATTCTGAGCCTGATTTTTAG
- a CDS encoding DUF134 domain-containing protein, with product MGRRKITRVVRKMPHVVFYKPQGIPMMDLTTVELSVDEFEALQLIDAEGFLQEEAATQMGVSRPTLGRILAGARKTIATALSEGCAIRVEGGDYKFEADLQAKNEAGQPCCSGGKQKIGDPDNI from the coding sequence GTGGGCAGACGAAAAATAACCCGTGTTGTCAGGAAGATGCCTCATGTGGTGTTTTATAAACCGCAGGGAATTCCAATGATGGACTTAACAACAGTAGAGTTATCTGTGGATGAGTTTGAAGCACTGCAGTTGATTGATGCTGAGGGTTTTTTACAAGAAGAAGCTGCCACACAAATGGGTGTTTCTCGCCCAACGCTTGGACGCATTTTAGCAGGAGCGCGAAAAACAATTGCTACTGCTCTTTCTGAAGGATGTGCGATCCGGGTTGAAGGTGGAGACTATAAATTTGAAGCAGACCTACAGGCTAAGAACGAAGCAGGACAGCCTTGTTGTTCTGGTGGTAAGCAAAAGATAGGTGACCCCGACAACATTTAG
- a CDS encoding NifB/NifX family molybdenum-iron cluster-binding protein: MESVKLAISTNGPTLDDTVNPRFGRAPGFLIVDSQSLEFSYLDNGLSQTMSQGAGIQAAQNVAGSGATVVLTGYVGPKAFTALEAAHVQVGQDVENMTVRQAVEEFNKGNITIASSPNSQGKSGMGGGAAQTSQQPQGAGQGAGMGAGRGQGAGRGQGGQGGGRCGGQGGGQGGGQGGGRRGGGRI, translated from the coding sequence ATGGAATCAGTTAAATTAGCAATCAGCACCAATGGCCCAACACTTGATGATACCGTAAACCCTCGTTTCGGACGAGCACCTGGTTTTTTGATTGTAGATTCTCAGAGCCTTGAGTTTTCTTACTTGGATAACGGTCTTTCACAGACAATGTCTCAAGGCGCTGGCATTCAGGCTGCTCAAAATGTAGCAGGTAGCGGCGCAACGGTTGTGCTTACCGGCTATGTTGGTCCTAAGGCTTTTACAGCACTGGAAGCAGCGCATGTCCAAGTTGGGCAGGACGTTGAAAATATGACAGTACGTCAGGCAGTAGAAGAATTTAATAAAGGCAATATCACAATTGCTTCTTCACCTAATTCTCAGGGCAAAAGTGGAATGGGTGGCGGTGCTGCTCAGACTTCTCAGCAGCCTCAGGGCGCGGGACAGGGTGCCGGAATGGGCGCTGGTCGTGGTCAGGGTGCAGGCCGTGGACAAGGTGGACAAGGCGGCGGACGCTGTGGCGGTCAAGGTGGCGGTCAAGGTGGCGGTCAAGGTGGCGGTCGTAGAGGCGGAGGTCGTATCTAG
- a CDS encoding NAD(P)/FAD-dependent oxidoreductase — protein sequence MSENNDAKHIIILGGGFAGLWAAKELSKHDEYKVTVIDRNNYHLFQPLLYQVASAGLEPEQITYPLRGTFRKMLNVEFRMAEVTGLDLNKRVLLSDVGSIPYDGLIIALGSVTSYFGVPGADEFAFSLKSAEEAIDIRNHILSCFEYAQHETDPAIREQLLTFVIVGGGPTGTEYAGALSELANTSLRRDFRGLEKDTVKIMLIEGEDGPLNGYPEKLRGYAKKRLKKLGVHGYYNQHVVQVEADKVTLKSGEVIPTRTVLWTAGVRGNKVAEKMGVPLGRAYRIITNPNLQLTDHPEVFVAGDMALPMDGDRILVAPTIAPNAIQQGILVAKNLINHFAGKELTSFSYHDKGSLATIGRSSAVVHLGKLNITGFFAWITWLIIHILYLIGFRNRVIVLINWAAEYICFERGVRLILPKAKDTIPHGKADEYEASSTEGSALNNRSVKEK from the coding sequence ATGTCAGAAAACAACGATGCTAAACACATTATTATCCTAGGCGGTGGTTTTGCCGGACTTTGGGCAGCAAAAGAGCTCAGCAAACATGATGAATATAAAGTAACAGTCATAGACCGTAACAACTATCATCTATTCCAACCGTTACTTTATCAGGTTGCGTCTGCCGGTCTTGAGCCGGAGCAAATTACGTACCCGCTTCGTGGAACCTTCCGCAAAATGCTGAATGTCGAATTCCGCATGGCTGAGGTTACCGGACTTGATTTAAACAAGAGGGTTCTTCTCAGTGATGTCGGATCAATCCCTTATGACGGCCTTATTATCGCTCTGGGAAGTGTTACCAGCTACTTTGGTGTCCCCGGTGCGGATGAATTTGCCTTCTCACTGAAAAGTGCAGAAGAGGCCATCGACATACGAAACCACATTTTATCCTGCTTTGAATACGCACAGCATGAAACCGACCCTGCAATACGCGAACAACTTCTTACATTCGTAATTGTAGGTGGCGGCCCTACAGGAACCGAGTATGCAGGAGCCCTTTCCGAGCTTGCCAACACGTCCCTGCGCAGAGACTTCAGAGGTCTGGAAAAAGATACTGTAAAAATTATGCTTATCGAAGGGGAAGACGGTCCTCTTAATGGCTACCCGGAAAAGTTACGCGGTTATGCCAAAAAGCGGTTAAAAAAACTTGGTGTTCACGGCTACTATAATCAGCACGTAGTCCAAGTGGAAGCAGACAAAGTTACTTTGAAGTCCGGCGAGGTCATTCCCACCCGCACGGTTCTTTGGACAGCGGGTGTCCGCGGCAATAAGGTTGCCGAAAAAATGGGGGTGCCTCTTGGCCGTGCCTACCGTATCATAACAAATCCAAACCTACAGCTGACTGATCATCCGGAAGTATTTGTTGCCGGAGATATGGCATTGCCTATGGATGGTGACAGGATATTGGTCGCCCCCACAATTGCACCAAATGCAATTCAGCAGGGCATACTGGTCGCTAAAAATCTCATAAACCATTTTGCAGGCAAAGAGCTTACTTCATTTTCCTACCACGACAAAGGTTCTCTTGCCACCATCGGCCGTTCGAGCGCCGTCGTACATCTTGGAAAATTGAATATCACGGGGTTCTTCGCGTGGATAACGTGGCTGATAATACACATACTGTACCTTATTGGGTTCCGTAACCGAGTTATAGTACTCATAAACTGGGCAGCAGAATATATATGCTTTGAACGTGGCGTGCGCTTAATTTTGCCCAAGGCAAAAGATACTATTCCCCATGGGAAGGCTGATGAATACGAAGCCTCAAGCACTGAAGGTTCAGCACTGAATAACCGTTCTGTAAAAGAAAAATAA
- a CDS encoding Rid family detoxifying hydrolase, with amino-acid sequence MATVIMSEKAPAAAGPYSHAVKAAGLIFTAGQLAIDPATGQLAEGAEAQARQALTNVKHVLEAAGTSLDKVVKVSVYATKLEYFADLAKVYTEFFNEPFPARSGMEVSRLPMGSMFEIEVIAEK; translated from the coding sequence ATGGCAACCGTAATTATGAGTGAAAAAGCACCTGCAGCGGCTGGTCCGTACTCTCACGCAGTGAAGGCCGCAGGTCTTATTTTTACAGCAGGACAGCTTGCAATTGATCCTGCAACAGGCCAATTGGCTGAAGGTGCAGAAGCTCAGGCGCGTCAGGCGCTTACTAATGTTAAACATGTTCTGGAGGCCGCAGGCACTTCATTGGATAAAGTTGTTAAAGTTTCTGTTTATGCAACTAAATTAGAGTATTTTGCAGACCTTGCAAAAGTATACACAGAGTTCTTTAATGAGCCGTTCCCTGCACGCAGTGGGATGGAAGTATCCCGTCTTCCAATGGGGTCTATGTTTGAGATTGAAGTGATCGCTGAGAAGTAA
- a CDS encoding RluA family pseudouridine synthase, giving the protein MFDKYDASHLSIDVLYADEHCVVVYKPAGLLSVPGKGPEKADCVVSRVREMFPECIEHPEAHRLDMSTSGILILGLTMDAKRNLSTEFRERRVGKKYEAILDGEVRGESGTIDLPLRLDWFNSPIRIYDPLQGKRCITLWQKLDYTDGKTRIAFDLITGRTHQLRVHSSHKFGLGCPIVGDNLYGTRNPGERLMLHSRYLKIAHPVSNEILEFDRAPDF; this is encoded by the coding sequence ATGTTCGATAAATATGATGCATCGCATCTTTCAATAGACGTTCTGTACGCGGATGAGCACTGTGTAGTGGTGTACAAACCCGCAGGATTACTTTCTGTACCCGGGAAAGGGCCGGAGAAGGCAGACTGTGTTGTAAGCCGTGTGCGGGAAATGTTTCCTGAGTGCATTGAGCATCCTGAGGCACATCGTCTTGATATGTCCACGTCTGGTATTCTTATTCTGGGGCTGACAATGGATGCCAAGCGGAATTTGTCTACAGAGTTCCGCGAACGCCGGGTTGGGAAAAAGTACGAGGCTATTCTTGACGGCGAAGTGCGCGGGGAGAGCGGTACAATTGATCTGCCGTTGCGTCTGGACTGGTTTAATAGCCCCATTCGTATTTATGATCCGCTTCAGGGAAAACGTTGCATTACCTTGTGGCAAAAGCTGGATTATACGGATGGAAAAACTCGTATCGCATTTGATCTGATTACTGGACGTACGCATCAACTTCGCGTGCATTCTTCCCATAAATTCGGGTTGGGGTGCCCTATTGTCGGAGATAACCTGTATGGTACACGTAATCCTGGTGAACGTCTTATGCTGCATTCTCGCTATTTAAAAATTGCGCATCCTGTTTCCAATGAAATATTGGAATTTGACAGAGCGCCTGATTTTTAA
- a CDS encoding 4Fe-4S binding protein — MIIAVASGKGGTGKTTVTAALAANWSPPVAAVDLDVEEPNLHLFLHPEITGTEKGYIEVPQADEGMCTSCGACAELCQFKAIALIGDTLLTFPDMCHGCGGCIAVCPTGALTESSRELGELCYGTSGDIAFHMGRLRIGEAMCPPLMKLVKRKVFSMYENDSRDIIIDSPPGASCPAVCAVADADCVVLVTEPTPFGFYDFKIAYDAFAVFNKPMGVVVNKAGIGDNQVYTFCKENNIPIWAEIPFDRGIAEAYSVGAVITDAVPELKPVFEELICSIQESVHA, encoded by the coding sequence GTGATTATTGCAGTGGCCAGCGGTAAAGGTGGTACCGGTAAAACAACAGTTACTGCTGCGTTAGCAGCAAACTGGTCCCCCCCTGTTGCTGCGGTAGATCTGGATGTTGAAGAACCTAATCTTCATTTATTTTTACATCCTGAAATCACCGGAACAGAGAAAGGATATATCGAAGTCCCTCAAGCAGACGAGGGGATGTGCACCTCTTGTGGAGCCTGTGCTGAGTTGTGCCAGTTTAAGGCAATTGCATTAATTGGGGATACGTTATTAACCTTTCCTGATATGTGTCATGGTTGTGGCGGTTGTATTGCTGTGTGTCCAACCGGTGCATTAACAGAGAGTTCACGTGAATTGGGCGAGCTGTGCTATGGCACTTCCGGTGATATTGCGTTCCATATGGGTAGGCTTCGCATCGGTGAGGCTATGTGTCCTCCACTAATGAAGCTGGTTAAGCGCAAGGTCTTTTCAATGTATGAAAATGATTCTCGCGATATAATTATAGATTCTCCTCCCGGTGCAAGCTGCCCTGCAGTTTGTGCAGTCGCAGATGCAGACTGTGTGGTGCTGGTAACGGAGCCGACCCCGTTTGGATTTTATGATTTTAAAATTGCTTATGATGCCTTTGCGGTATTTAACAAACCTATGGGTGTTGTTGTGAATAAAGCTGGCATTGGTGACAATCAGGTGTATACCTTCTGCAAAGAAAATAATATTCCTATATGGGCGGAGATTCCGTTTGATAGAGGCATCGCAGAAGCTTATTCTGTGGGAGCAGTCATTACAGATGCAGTCCCTGAGTTGAAGCCTGTGTTTGAAGAGCTGATTTGTTCTATTCAGGAGTCCGTCCATGCATGA
- a CDS encoding sigma-54 interaction domain-containing protein — protein sequence MVEHEALVSPDKNNTPNSRKALLKILEAATGMGHFGYRLSEVTDVSSMLSEIAANVEAIHPFQTMAFLLVDEDSHDFVLSWCSSEAQEASITDACRQLMEDHMFSWALRRNHPTTVTSEGVGEVLLHPLQTSSGPVGMFFGVLQGDKPAEDVSYYLLSMTLVAASIAIENFFLYKQLSESNSALEEKVTSRTEELSASNRQLRRTLQEKETYKQHLELLFSSMQDVIISVDPELTVQSINRAGEELFGVVQDDVVGKLLPQVMPDLALRCDEFFHDVLSYGERIVEERVELLLDSDARHIFMINCSPFASGADGQRGAMLMLRDITRLVSLEEQLQERRSFKNIIGTSKSMLNLYSMLENLVDLDTTVLVTGESGTGKELVAEALHHNGSRANGPLVRVNCSALSENLLESELFGHVRGAFTGATKDKVGRFEAAEGGTIFLDEIGDVSLRIQVLLLRFLESHEFERVGDTVTRKANVRIVAATNADLQQRVAQGVFRSDLFYRLNVMNVHLPPLRERLDDMALLVQFFIDMFNDTLGVSISGVSEQAMQIFMNHPWPGNIRELKHTIEHASILARTGRITPDHLPVQILGTDPLSSSDVVRHPPYGGYGGGYGLHYSPQPLISPNAYMPASMQQVRVPCHTVTAEEVQAAIASANGNKTAAAKLLGMGRATLYRKLKELGLG from the coding sequence ATGGTAGAGCATGAAGCACTTGTTTCTCCAGATAAAAACAATACACCAAATAGCCGGAAGGCGTTGTTAAAAATTCTGGAGGCAGCAACAGGGATGGGGCATTTTGGATATCGGCTAAGTGAAGTTACCGATGTTTCAAGCATGCTTTCAGAAATTGCTGCCAATGTAGAGGCAATCCATCCATTCCAAACGATGGCATTTTTGTTGGTGGATGAAGACTCACATGACTTTGTCTTGTCATGGTGTTCATCTGAAGCACAAGAAGCCAGTATTACAGACGCCTGCCGCCAGCTCATGGAAGACCACATGTTTTCATGGGCATTGCGTCGAAATCATCCTACGACAGTCACTTCCGAGGGGGTAGGAGAAGTCCTGCTGCATCCTTTGCAGACTTCGTCCGGGCCTGTAGGGATGTTTTTTGGTGTTTTGCAGGGTGATAAACCTGCAGAAGATGTTTCTTACTATCTCCTTTCAATGACACTTGTTGCGGCAAGTATCGCCATCGAAAACTTTTTTCTCTACAAGCAGCTTTCTGAAAGCAATAGTGCACTGGAAGAAAAAGTAACCAGTCGTACGGAAGAGCTGAGCGCTTCTAACAGGCAGCTCAGGCGTACCCTTCAAGAGAAAGAAACGTATAAACAGCATCTGGAACTTTTGTTCTCATCCATGCAGGATGTGATTATTTCTGTTGATCCGGAACTCACTGTACAGAGTATTAACCGTGCAGGCGAAGAATTGTTCGGAGTTGTACAGGATGATGTTGTGGGCAAATTGCTTCCGCAGGTTATGCCTGACCTTGCACTGCGTTGTGATGAATTTTTCCACGATGTGCTTTCTTACGGAGAGCGCATAGTGGAAGAACGAGTAGAGCTGTTGCTGGACTCTGATGCGCGGCATATCTTTATGATTAACTGCTCGCCGTTTGCATCCGGTGCCGATGGACAGCGTGGCGCTATGCTTATGTTGCGCGATATTACCCGTCTTGTTTCTTTGGAAGAACAGTTGCAGGAGCGACGTTCCTTCAAGAACATTATCGGTACAAGTAAAAGTATGCTTAACCTGTATTCAATGCTTGAAAACCTTGTCGATCTGGATACCACAGTTCTTGTGACTGGTGAGTCCGGTACAGGTAAAGAGCTTGTGGCAGAAGCATTGCATCACAATGGTTCTCGCGCAAACGGGCCGCTTGTCCGAGTTAACTGCTCGGCTTTATCTGAGAATTTGCTGGAAAGTGAGTTGTTCGGGCATGTCCGTGGAGCTTTTACCGGCGCGACAAAGGACAAGGTTGGGCGTTTTGAAGCTGCTGAAGGCGGTACAATTTTCCTAGACGAGATTGGTGACGTATCGTTGCGTATTCAAGTTTTACTGCTCAGGTTCCTTGAATCACATGAATTTGAACGCGTGGGTGATACTGTTACCCGTAAAGCGAACGTGCGAATTGTGGCAGCTACCAATGCAGACTTACAGCAGCGTGTGGCTCAAGGCGTATTCCGTTCAGACCTGTTTTATAGGTTGAATGTTATGAATGTGCATCTTCCGCCGTTGCGTGAACGTCTGGATGATATGGCTCTGCTGGTACAGTTTTTTATTGATATGTTTAATGATACCTTGGGCGTTTCAATTTCAGGTGTATCTGAACAGGCTATGCAGATTTTTATGAATCATCCTTGGCCGGGTAATATAAGAGAATTAAAACATACTATTGAGCATGCTTCGATTCTCGCCCGTACTGGGCGTATCACGCCGGACCATCTTCCTGTTCAAATTCTGGGGACAGATCCTCTTTCCAGCTCAGATGTTGTGCGTCATCCGCCATACGGTGGTTATGGTGGTGGGTACGGTTTGCACTATTCTCCTCAGCCGCTTATCAGCCCTAATGCCTATATGCCGGCTTCAATGCAGCAGGTTCGTGTGCCATGCCATACTGTTACCGCTGAAGAAGTGCAGGCGGCAATAGCTTCTGCCAATGGTAATAAAACAGCGGCAGCTAAATTGCTCGGTATGGGGAGAGCAACCTTGTATCGGAAATTAAAGGAACTTGGTCTGGGATAA
- a CDS encoding 4Fe-4S binding protein, which translates to MHEILIISGKGGAGKTTVTGAFAHLSENAIFCDLDVDAPDFHLISQPEQYESHEFWSGYEAQIRQDDCVHCGVCLEPCRFDAIKLEGETYTVDPMKCEGCKVCVALCPSDAIDFNLKKCGEWYRSKTRFGHLVHAQLYPGEENSGRLVALLKDEARKTAKELGYEILLADGAPGIGCPVISSLSGTDLAVFVTEPTPSGLHDLERVAALCDHFRVKGCVVINKYDLNIGMTEKIESFCKQKGYLVAGRIPHSDAVTAAMVERKTVTEFDSAMYSDFAGIWNNVLSQL; encoded by the coding sequence ATGCATGAAATTCTCATAATCAGCGGTAAGGGCGGAGCCGGTAAAACAACAGTTACCGGTGCGTTTGCCCATCTTTCAGAAAATGCAATCTTTTGCGATCTGGATGTGGATGCGCCGGATTTTCACCTTATCAGCCAACCGGAGCAATATGAGAGTCATGAATTCTGGTCCGGTTATGAAGCGCAGATAAGACAGGATGATTGTGTGCATTGTGGTGTCTGTTTAGAGCCTTGCCGTTTTGACGCAATCAAATTAGAAGGTGAAACCTATACTGTTGACCCGATGAAGTGTGAAGGCTGTAAGGTCTGTGTAGCTTTATGTCCAAGCGATGCTATTGATTTTAATTTAAAGAAATGCGGTGAATGGTACAGATCAAAAACTCGGTTTGGGCATCTGGTTCATGCGCAGTTGTACCCCGGAGAAGAAAACTCCGGCAGGCTGGTGGCGCTACTTAAAGACGAAGCTCGTAAGACTGCCAAAGAACTTGGCTATGAGATTCTGCTTGCAGATGGTGCACCGGGTATTGGCTGTCCAGTTATCAGTTCTCTTTCCGGAACAGATCTTGCCGTGTTTGTAACGGAGCCGACCCCCTCAGGGTTGCACGATTTAGAGCGCGTCGCTGCATTATGTGACCACTTCCGTGTTAAAGGATGTGTGGTTATAAATAAATACGATTTAAATATCGGCATGACAGAAAAAATTGAATCATTCTGTAAACAGAAGGGATACCTCGTTGCGGGTCGAATACCGCATTCTGATGCTGTTACAGCAGCTATGGTGGAGCGCAAGACTGTCACGGAATTTGATTCAGCTATGTACTCTGATTTTGCCGGTATATGGAACAATGTACTCTCACAGCTGTAA
- a CDS encoding NifB/NifX family molybdenum-iron cluster-binding protein, with protein sequence MSSTLVAVPSAVPGGLEAGVDAHFGHCQMYTLVSVEDGNIANVEVIPNIPHEQGGCMAPVNYLAEHKVQAIISGGMGMRPLMGFHQVGIEVLHGNGAVSVQDAVSAFIAGSLPRFSQEFTCGGGSSDGCGNH encoded by the coding sequence ATGTCCTCAACTCTCGTAGCAGTTCCGTCTGCAGTTCCAGGTGGATTAGAAGCAGGCGTAGACGCACATTTTGGTCATTGCCAGATGTACACCCTTGTTTCTGTAGAAGACGGCAATATTGCTAATGTTGAAGTTATCCCGAACATCCCGCATGAACAGGGTGGCTGCATGGCTCCTGTAAACTACCTTGCAGAGCACAAAGTGCAGGCAATCATTTCCGGCGGTATGGGTATGCGTCCTCTGATGGGCTTCCATCAGGTTGGCATTGAAGTTCTGCATGGCAATGGTGCTGTAAGTGTTCAGGATGCAGTAAGTGCATTCATCGCTGGCTCCCTGCCGCGCTTCTCTCAGGAATTTACTTGTGGTGGCGGAAGCTCTGACGGCTGCGGTAACCACTAG
- a CDS encoding HDOD domain-containing protein: MGKLSIDLLQSGMVLQDEVRGMKGKRLFPAGVELDEQKITILKAWGVVEADIIGGAREISRQTQLENGPVTDEAQRLAKRYVTQAFRGQEVGSSFMRQFKLQCVKRTAKAIRNQSFSVMSAETMRDLYDQAAKSSLRPGMVTPQNVVEKQLELISFPDIYYEIVRELEFPFTTSRRLAGIVSKDTGLAARILKLVNSPFYGFPSRIESIERALTILGSNELTTLTLGLSVVHSFLGVPETVFNVKDFWEYAISCGILSRLLGAQCTDLMEERLFVGGLLQPVGMLLMISYDPASMCKAVLLSRKKGVSLPVAERAVFGFNHAEVGATLLESWNIPETLTNIVRHCYTPLSSPLPIDSSIVHLATIMATGLRSKDFCTYHLPDFFQATVDETKISPSALVPILSQYDRQLADTHEILTDGM; the protein is encoded by the coding sequence GTGGGAAAACTTAGTATTGACCTGCTTCAATCCGGTATGGTGCTTCAAGACGAAGTTCGGGGGATGAAAGGGAAACGTCTGTTTCCTGCCGGTGTTGAGCTGGATGAACAAAAGATTACAATTCTTAAAGCATGGGGAGTGGTAGAGGCCGATATAATAGGGGGAGCTCGTGAAATTTCTCGTCAAACTCAGTTGGAAAATGGTCCTGTAACGGATGAAGCCCAACGGCTTGCTAAACGGTATGTTACACAAGCATTCCGTGGGCAGGAGGTTGGCTCAAGCTTTATGCGGCAGTTTAAGCTGCAGTGTGTGAAACGCACAGCCAAGGCTATCCGTAATCAAAGTTTTTCTGTGATGTCAGCAGAAACAATGCGTGATTTGTATGACCAAGCTGCCAAAAGTTCACTGCGTCCGGGAATGGTTACGCCTCAGAACGTTGTGGAAAAGCAGTTGGAGCTTATTTCTTTTCCAGACATTTATTATGAAATTGTTCGTGAACTGGAATTTCCGTTTACGACATCGCGTAGGCTTGCCGGCATTGTTTCAAAGGATACCGGACTTGCCGCCCGTATTTTAAAATTGGTTAACAGCCCTTTTTATGGATTTCCATCCCGCATTGAAAGTATTGAGCGTGCGTTGACAATTCTTGGTTCAAACGAGTTGACGACGCTTACACTGGGCTTGAGTGTCGTACATAGTTTTCTGGGAGTTCCTGAAACGGTTTTTAATGTTAAGGACTTTTGGGAGTACGCAATTTCCTGTGGTATTCTGTCTCGCTTGCTTGGTGCGCAATGTACTGACTTGATGGAAGAGCGTTTGTTTGTGGGCGGGCTGTTGCAGCCTGTCGGAATGCTGCTTATGATAAGTTATGATCCGGCGTCCATGTGTAAGGCCGTGCTTTTGAGCCGAAAGAAAGGTGTTTCTCTGCCTGTAGCAGAGCGCGCTGTGTTCGGATTTAATCATGCAGAGGTTGGTGCTACTCTTCTTGAGTCATGGAATATTCCGGAAACTCTTACAAATATTGTTCGCCATTGCTATACTCCGTTGTCGTCGCCATTGCCGATTGACTCCAGCATTGTTCATTTGGCAACAATTATGGCGACAGGATTGCGTAGCAAAGATTTCTGTACGTATCATTTGCCGGACTTTTTTCAAGCTACAGTAGACGAGACAAAGATTTCTCCTTCTGCACTTGTACCTATTCTTTCGCAATATGATAGGCAGCTTGCGGATACTCACGAGATTTTGACCGACGGTATGTAG